The following are from one region of the Melitaea cinxia chromosome 7, ilMelCinx1.1, whole genome shotgun sequence genome:
- the LOC123655018 gene encoding uncharacterized protein LOC123655018: protein MDKLRFDFAVKTAADGKSNILCITSIGTPDGRVFEIPAEYQPTSLHKEITNTTNFVKVKKSLNKRHQTRKIWITLTDQMSKIYLDEEQNLQFNDFYLQEIVEKIDKVESIPGGSNQTLEKLLEKILEGKEKESETQTLGKIAKDFMIEKFTGRNSNACQWIKDFNKECERFQINEDKKKIEILKNFLEYSGVDWYSCMIIKYTVESEWGKWEKNFCETFASKGWSPIRYALTFKYQAGSLLEYALKKEKLLLKVRKSIDTGTLIDLIALGLPNYVTDKIDRKILQTTEDLYNEIGKLEYLIGRNKHEKNICTNLNPKQKQIEAKQPCQICVNEKRGKRYHPEENCWFREKNKNALVKHVNNSELEIELNDKNPKN from the coding sequence atggaTAAATTAAGATTTGATTTCGCTGTCAAGACAGCAGCAGATGGAAAATCCAATATCTTATGCATAACCTCAATAGGTACACCTGATGGTCGAGTTTTTGAAATACCAGCCGAATACCAACCTACAAGTCTACATAAAGAAATTACTAATACCACAAACTttgtaaaggtaaaaaaatcattaaataaaagacATCAAACAAGGAAAATCTGGATAACATTGACAGAtcaaatgtcaaaaatatatttagatgaAGAACAAAATTTGCAGTTTAATGATTTTTACCTGCAAGAAATTGTAGAAAAAATAGATAAGGTTGAATCTATACCTGGCGGTTCAAATCAAACATTggaaaaattattagaaaaaatacttgaaggaaaagaaaaagaatCTGAAACTCAAACCTTGGGAAAAATTGCAAAGGATTTTATGATTGAAAAATTCACCGGAAGAAACTCAAATGCCTGCCAATGgattaaagattttaataaagaatgTGAACGTTTCCAAATTAACGAAGACaagaaaaaaatcgaaatattaaagaattttttgGAATACTCTGGTGTTGATTGGTACAGCTgtatgataattaaatatacagtaGAATCAGAATGGGGCAAATGGGAGAAAAATTTTTGTGAGACTTTTGCAAGCAAAGGATGGTCGCCCATTCGATATGCACTTACTTTTAAATACCAAGCAGGCTCGCTACTTGAAtatgctttaaaaaaagaaaaattgttgtTAAAAGTAAGAAAATCTATTGATACTGGGACGCTTATTGATCTTATAGCATTAGGTTTACCTAATTATGTTACTGATAAAATTGAtagaaaaattttacaaacaacGGAAGATCTCTACAATGAAATAGGAAAATTGGAATATCTAATTGGAAGaaataaacatgaaaaaaatatatgtacaaatttgaaccctaaacaaaaacaaattgaagCAAAACAACCCTGCCAAATTTGTGTTAATGAAAAAAGGGGAAAACGTTACCATCCTGAGGAAAATTGCTGGTTCcgagagaaaaataaaaacgcattgGTAAAACATGTAAATAACTCAGAATTAGAAATTGAACTAAATgataaaaatccaaaaaactAA